In the Lysinibacillus sp. PLM2 genome, one interval contains:
- the asnS gene encoding asparagine--tRNA ligase, translating into MKKITIHEMPKHIGETVKLGVWLSNKRSSGKIAFLQLRDGTGFVQGVLVKEEVGEEIFSLAKSLTQETSMYVTGIVKEDQRSSFGCELAVSSIEVIQMAQEYPITPKEHGVEFLMDNRHLWLRSRKQHAIMKVRNEVIRATYEFFNENGFVKVDPPILTGSAPEGTSELFHTKYFDEDAYLSQSGQLYMEAAAMALGKVFSFGPTFRAEKSKTRRHLIEFWMIEPEMAFVEFEENLEIQEQYVSYIVQSVLKNCKIELERLGRDISKLENIQAPFPRISYDDAIKFLQEEGFTDIEWGDDFGAPHETAIAQKYDKPVFITCYPVGIKPFYMQPHPERDDVVLCADLIAPEGYGEIIGGSERIHDFDLLKQRLAEHNLDEEAYAWYLDLRKQGSVPHSGFGLGLERTVAWISGAEHVRECIPFPRLLNRLYP; encoded by the coding sequence ATGAAGAAAATTACGATTCATGAGATGCCAAAACATATTGGCGAAACTGTTAAATTAGGCGTTTGGCTCTCAAACAAACGTTCAAGTGGGAAAATTGCCTTTCTACAACTTCGTGATGGTACAGGTTTTGTGCAAGGTGTACTAGTGAAAGAAGAAGTTGGGGAAGAGATATTTTCACTTGCAAAAAGCTTAACGCAAGAAACATCAATGTATGTGACGGGTATTGTTAAAGAAGATCAGCGTAGTAGTTTTGGCTGCGAATTAGCTGTGTCATCAATCGAAGTTATCCAAATGGCACAGGAGTATCCGATCACACCAAAAGAACATGGTGTTGAATTTTTGATGGACAACCGTCATTTATGGTTACGATCAAGAAAGCAACATGCAATTATGAAAGTTCGAAATGAAGTAATCCGAGCTACCTATGAATTTTTCAATGAAAATGGATTTGTTAAGGTAGATCCACCAATATTAACAGGGTCTGCACCTGAAGGGACATCTGAACTTTTCCATACGAAATATTTTGATGAGGATGCCTATTTATCCCAATCAGGACAGCTTTATATGGAAGCAGCAGCAATGGCTTTAGGTAAAGTGTTTTCATTTGGTCCAACATTCCGTGCAGAAAAATCTAAAACTCGCCGTCATTTAATCGAGTTTTGGATGATTGAGCCGGAAATGGCTTTTGTTGAGTTTGAGGAAAATCTTGAAATACAGGAGCAATATGTTTCTTATATCGTCCAGTCGGTTTTGAAAAATTGTAAAATTGAATTAGAACGATTAGGTAGAGATATTTCAAAATTAGAAAATATTCAAGCCCCGTTCCCACGTATTTCTTATGACGATGCTATAAAATTCCTTCAAGAAGAAGGATTCACAGATATCGAGTGGGGAGATGATTTCGGTGCACCTCATGAAACTGCTATTGCACAAAAATACGATAAACCAGTGTTTATCACTTGTTACCCTGTTGGAATAAAGCCGTTTTACATGCAACCGCATCCAGAGCGAGATGATGTAGTACTTTGCGCTGATTTAATTGCACCTGAGGGTTATGGTGAAATTATCGGCGGATCCGAGCGTATTCATGATTTCGATTTATTAAAACAACGATTAGCTGAACATAACTTAGATGAGGAAGCCTATGCGTGGTATTTAGATTTACGTAAGCAAGGCTCAGTTCCTCACTCAGGGTTCGGTTTAGGATTAGAACGTACTGTTGCATGGATAAGTGGTGCAGAACATGTTCGTGAATGTATTCCATTCCCTCGATTATTAAATAGACTATACCCATAG
- a CDS encoding DNA replication protein DnaD encodes MHKKNTRLRMWTENEFVSIPILFFKYYKQLNITDEEAIILIHLQAFHAENNDFPTPTDLEARVHKKSNEITILLQKLLQKGFLEITQGVDQNGKLFEKYSLFPLWDRILDLMESQQQKTEQSMKKNEEGELFSIFEQEFGRLLSPMEIETISMWLDVDQHSPALIKAALKEAVLAGKISLRYIDRILFEWKKKNISSLKQVEQHTQQFHQKTTKTIPTNKEDQKEIPKVSFYNWLDERE; translated from the coding sequence ATGCATAAAAAAAATACTAGACTCCGCATGTGGACTGAAAATGAATTTGTTTCGATTCCCATTCTATTTTTTAAATACTATAAGCAATTAAATATTACGGATGAAGAGGCAATAATTTTAATACATTTACAAGCTTTTCACGCGGAGAATAATGACTTCCCAACTCCAACTGACTTAGAAGCTAGAGTGCACAAAAAATCAAATGAAATTACAATACTATTACAAAAACTATTACAAAAAGGGTTTCTTGAAATTACTCAAGGAGTCGATCAAAACGGAAAGCTTTTTGAAAAGTACTCACTATTTCCATTATGGGATAGAATCCTAGATTTAATGGAATCTCAGCAACAGAAAACTGAGCAGTCCATGAAGAAAAATGAAGAAGGCGAGCTTTTTTCGATTTTTGAACAAGAATTCGGACGACTTCTTTCACCTATGGAAATAGAAACCATTTCCATGTGGCTTGATGTGGATCAACATAGTCCAGCATTAATAAAAGCTGCACTAAAAGAAGCTGTTTTAGCTGGGAAAATTAGTTTAAGATATATTGACCGCATTTTATTTGAATGGAAAAAGAAAAACATCTCCTCTCTAAAACAAGTGGAGCAACATACACAGCAATTCCATCAAAAAACAACAAAAACCATTCCAACAAATAAGGAAGATCAAAAAGAAATTCCTAAGGTGTCATTTTATAATTGGTTGGATGAAAGAGAATAG
- the aspB_1 gene encoding aspartate aminotransferase, whose product MKEILANRVKTLTPSSTLAITAKANELKAQGINVIGLGAGEPDFNTPQNIIDAAADSMNKGFTKYTPSGGLPALKDAIINKLERDNHLSYKRNEVIVGIGAKHILYTLFQVILNEGDEVIIPIPYWVSYPEQVKLAGGVPVYVESSSEQNYKISADQLRNAITDKTKAVIINSPSNPSGMVYSKEELQALAAVAEEKNILIVSDEIYEKLLYNGLTHYSIAEISEDIKERTIVVNGVAKSHSMTGWRIGYAAGNADIIKSMTDLASHSTSNPTTTSQYATIEAYNGPQDSVEEMRKAFEKRLEIIYPKLNAIPGFRVVKPQGAFYFLPDVGEAAEKTGYTSVDEFATALLTEANVAVIPGSGFGVPNTIRLSYATSLELLEEAVSRMENFVKSKWQD is encoded by the coding sequence ATGAAAGAAATACTAGCAAACCGTGTTAAAACATTAACACCATCTTCAACTCTTGCGATTACAGCAAAAGCAAACGAGCTTAAAGCGCAAGGAATCAATGTAATAGGATTAGGAGCGGGCGAACCAGACTTTAATACACCGCAAAATATCATTGATGCAGCAGCAGATTCGATGAATAAAGGATTTACAAAATATACGCCATCCGGTGGTCTTCCAGCATTAAAGGATGCAATCATTAATAAATTAGAACGTGATAATCATTTATCCTATAAACGAAATGAAGTAATCGTAGGAATTGGGGCAAAACATATACTCTACACATTGTTCCAAGTCATTTTAAATGAAGGTGATGAAGTCATCATCCCAATCCCTTATTGGGTATCTTATCCAGAACAAGTCAAGCTTGCTGGTGGCGTTCCCGTATACGTTGAAAGTTCGAGTGAACAAAACTATAAAATTAGTGCCGATCAATTAAGAAATGCAATAACAGATAAAACAAAAGCAGTAATTATTAACTCTCCAAGTAATCCTTCTGGTATGGTTTATTCGAAGGAAGAATTACAAGCATTGGCAGCAGTTGCTGAAGAAAAAAATATCTTAATCGTTTCCGATGAAATTTATGAGAAATTGCTATATAATGGTCTAACTCATTATTCAATTGCCGAAATTTCAGAAGACATAAAAGAACGAACAATTGTTGTAAATGGGGTTGCAAAATCACATTCAATGACAGGTTGGCGTATTGGATATGCAGCAGGTAATGCAGACATTATTAAATCAATGACTGATTTAGCGTCTCATTCAACTTCCAATCCAACAACTACTTCTCAATATGCGACAATTGAAGCATATAATGGTCCTCAAGATTCTGTAGAAGAAATGAGGAAGGCATTTGAAAAACGTTTAGAAATAATTTATCCGAAGTTAAACGCGATTCCAGGCTTTAGAGTTGTGAAACCTCAAGGTGCTTTTTATTTCCTACCTGATGTTGGTGAAGCAGCTGAAAAAACAGGTTATACTTCAGTGGATGAATTTGCAACAGCATTATTAACTGAAGCAAATGTAGCAGTAATCCCTGGGTCTGGGTTTGGTGTTCCAAATACTATTCGTTTAAGTTATGCAACATCATTAGAATTATTAGAAGAAGCTGTTAGTCGAATGGAAAACTTTGTTAAGTCGAAATGGCAAGACTAA
- the nth gene encoding endonuclease III: MLTKKQWEHCLDEMDRMFPDAHCELVHDNPFELTIATLLSAQCTDALVNKVTKNLFQKYKTPEDYLAVSLEELQQDIRSIGLYRNKAKNIQLLCEKLINEFDGQIPQTREELVTLPGVGRKTANVVLSVAFNIPALAVDTHVERVSKRLGLCRLKDTVLEVEETIMKKTPKEKWSKTHHQLIFFGRYHCKAQNPQCSTCPLLDECREGQKRLKKGLVKS; encoded by the coding sequence GTGCTTACGAAAAAACAATGGGAACATTGCCTAGATGAAATGGATAGAATGTTTCCAGACGCACATTGTGAGCTCGTACACGATAACCCGTTTGAGTTAACGATTGCAACATTATTATCTGCACAATGTACAGATGCACTTGTAAATAAAGTAACTAAAAATCTATTTCAGAAATATAAAACGCCAGAGGATTATTTAGCAGTATCATTAGAAGAGCTTCAACAGGATATTCGTTCCATCGGTTTATATCGAAATAAAGCAAAAAATATTCAATTACTTTGTGAAAAATTAATTAATGAATTTGATGGACAAATTCCACAAACTCGTGAGGAGTTAGTGACGTTACCAGGTGTTGGTAGAAAAACAGCCAATGTTGTATTGTCCGTTGCCTTCAATATACCGGCTTTAGCTGTAGACACCCATGTGGAACGTGTATCAAAACGTTTAGGATTATGTCGTTTAAAGGATACCGTGTTGGAAGTTGAAGAAACAATTATGAAGAAAACACCAAAGGAAAAGTGGTCAAAAACCCATCATCAGTTAATCTTTTTTGGTCGTTATCATTGCAAAGCACAAAATCCTCAATGTAGTACATGTCCGCTTTTAGATGAATGTCGAGAGGGACAAAAGCGTCTTAAAAAAGGCTTGGTGAAATCATGA